In Calypte anna isolate BGI_N300 chromosome Z, bCalAnn1_v1.p, whole genome shotgun sequence, the following are encoded in one genomic region:
- the LOC115599917 gene encoding vegetative cell wall protein gp1-like, with the protein MGTNGNTRCVFPTPAACVSPAQFQPTPTHSQARDPRPTPSWPRGVPTPFAPCRGLLGGKAAALPPVPLPAACPKHSPQPRDPTQPNPAPPGPAPPLAASPPLPPSQPWPSLYPPARPLPRRTPHSPSETPHTSSSSAAPETLRPLPRPCSGLTPHLSGRGLSGQTRTEEGEEGERRQDKSGQVRAKQGRTPLPLLSAPPPPSTPRGFSPRYPRGSPSPAR; encoded by the coding sequence ATGGGCACAAACGGGAACACGAGATGTGTTTTCCCGACACCTGCCGCTTGCGTTTCCCCAGCCCAGTTCCAGCCGACACCCACGCACTCGCAAGCCCGAGACCCCAGACCCACTCCATCCTGGCCGCGGGGGGTACCGACCCCTTTCGCACCTTGCCGGGGGCTGCTGGGCGGCAAAGCGGCGGCTCTGCCCCCGGTCCCGCTCCCCGCGGCCTGTCCCAAGCACTCCCCGCAGCCCCGCGATCCGACGCAACCCAACCCCGCTCCTCCCGGCCCTGCCCCACCGCTCGCCGCCTCACCGCCGCTACCCCCTAGCCAGCCCTGGCCTTCCCTCTACCCTCCCGCTCGCCCCCTGCCCAGGCGCACCCCGCACTCTCCCTCCGAAACGccccacacctcctcctcctccgccgccCCTGAAACCCTCCGCCCGCTCCCCCGGCCCTGCTCGGGACTCACCCCGCACCTGTCCGGGAGAGGGCTAAGTGGGCAGACACGGACAGAGGAAGGCGAGGAGGGGGAGCGCCGGCAGGACAAGTCAGGGCAAGTCAGAGCAAAGCAGGGCAGAACTCCACTCCCGCTCCTCTCCGCGCCGCCTCCGCCCTCGACCCCTCGGGGCTTTTCCCCCAGGTACCCGCGGGGCTCCCCGTCCCCTGCGCGATGA